One window of Elaeis guineensis isolate ETL-2024a chromosome 11, EG11, whole genome shotgun sequence genomic DNA carries:
- the LOC105054253 gene encoding uncharacterized protein isoform X2: MAVLLPESLPLGFRFRPTDEELVNHYLKGKINGRINSEVVVIPDVDVCKCEPWDLPDKSVIRSDDPEWFFFSPRDRKYPTGHRANRATEAGYWKATGRDRMIKTKPPGAILIGMKKTLVFYRGRAPHGVRTNWIMHEYRTSESEFDSGEQGSFVLCRLFKKPEDKSASSNVDGVERNVGKMESSCLSPTPVRPAPGETQHGTGTLQEFHLIQELPEPDMQENLQTLVNTSDTQSTGIESWLAKGGDCAMTYALGPEESHFNGNGAPVISNHAADISAEVASQFLGPEYEQLDLDDFPHVSSQMPLSKEYSICDIVDQGLHEDMFQICSLEVSVSDFLDELLSNQDGDSIEVSDTHRGSVPRVASDGYICMIEKVSPSDSASGNESGSGSDADTVAAIIQDGLEFDAGACFSESASLPSGSSDIDNDNAYPVTTVNQVNLLLEEAKAGLHLRNQSLRQHVSSMGSAANFWDQESTRKLEFIKDGLSNSLFNDTERPTCQASTSGTGIEIRTRQHLPALDKLMAEQGLAFRRLLLQRIIHTGSMSSTESELSSKTDDNETDSELSSKKDENEVESVITEAGECAEHQIPEDTEVAGSIFLDDVDGTCDHDDTASTEARIVSSEISCESKSVLRQRTRGTHENPDKLEGLSLHSETPGTGSVSVTRMIVVLLAVLLICVVISRYLSS; this comes from the exons ATGGCGGTGCTGCTACCGGAATCGCTGCCGCTGGGGTTCCGGTTCCGTCCGACGGACGAGGAGCTCGTGAACCACTACCTTAAGGGAAAGATCAATGGCAGGATCAACTCCGAGGTCGTCGTCATCCCCGATGTCGACGTCTGCAAGTGCGAGCCCTGGGACCTCCCCG ATAAGTCGGTGATCAGATCGGATGACCCGGAGTGGTTCTTCTTCTCGCCGAGGGACCGGAAGTATCCCACCGGGCACCGGGCCAACCGGGCGACGGAGGCTGGGTACTGGAAGGCCACCGGCAGGGACCGGATGATCAAGACCAAGCCGCCGGGCGCGATCCTTATCGGCATGAAGAAGACCCTCGTCTTCTACCGCGGCCGGGCGCCGCATGGCGTCCGCACCAATTGGATCATGCACGAGTATCGCACATCCGAGTCTGAGTTCGACTCCGGTGAACAG GGTAGCTTTGTTCTTTGCCGCTTATTCAAGAAGCCAGAAGACAAGAGTGCAAGTTCTAATGTTGATGGAGTAGAGAGAAATGTTGGTAAGATGGAGTCAAGTTGCTTATCTCCTACTCCAGTTAGGCCTGCACCTGGTGAAACCCAGCATGGAACAGGTACCTTGCAAGAATTTCATCTGATCCAAGAGCTTCCAGAGCCAGATATGCAAGAAAATTTGCAGACGTTGGTCAACACTTCTGACACACAATCTACAGGCATTGAAAGTTGGTTGGCAAAGGGAGGAGATTGTGCAATGACATATGCTTTAGGACCTGAAGAGAGCCATTTCAATGGAAATGGAGCTCCTGTCATAAGTAATCATGCGGCTGACATAAGTGCAGAG GTTGCTTCTCAATTCTTGGGCCCAGAATATGAGCAACTTGATTTGGATGATTTTCCCCACGTCAGTTCCCAAATGCCACTTTCCAAGGAATATTCCATCTGTGACATAGTTGACCAGGGATTACATGAGGATATGTTTCAAATTTGTTCTCTTGAGGTCTCTGTCAGTGATTTCTTGGACGAGTTGCTCAGTAACCAGGATGGAGATTCCATTGAGGTGTCAGATACTCACAGAGGTTCAGTCCCCAGAGTTGCGTCGGATGGTTATATTTGTATGATAGAAAAAGTTTCTCCTTCGGATTCTGCATCAGGCAACGAGAGTGGGTCAGGCAGTGATGCTGATACTGTAGCTGCAATTATACAG GATGGCCTAGAATTTGATGCTGGTGCATGTTTCTCTGAGTCAGCCTCCCTGCCAAGTGGTTCTTCAGATATAGATAACGATAATGCATATCCTGTAACAACAGTCAACCAGGTCAACCTGCTTCTGGAAGAAGCAAAGGCAGGTCTACATTTAAGGAATCAGAGTTTGAGGCAGCATGTTTCTTCAATGGGCTCTGCTGCAAATTTCTGGGATCAGGAATCAACCAGGAAGCTGGAGTTCATCAAAGATGGACTCTCCAATAGTTTGTTTAATGATACGGAGAGGCCAACCTGTCAGGCCAGTACCAGTGGGACAGGAATTGAGATCAGGACTCGTCAGCATCTGCCAGCCTTGGATAAATTAATGGCAGAGCAGGGCTTAGCATTTAGAAGGTTGCTCTTGCAAAGGATAATTCATACAGGATCAATGTCCAGCACAGAAAGTGAACTAAGCAGTAAGACAGATGACAATGAGACAGATAGCGAATTGAGCAGTAAGAAAGATGAGAATGAGGTCGAATCAGTGATAACCGAG GCTGGAGAATGTGCTGAGCACCAGATTCCTGAAGATACAGAAGTTGCAGGGTCTATCTTTCTTGATGATGTTGACGGCACCTGTGATCATG ATGATACAGCCTCTACTGAGGCAAGGATCGTCTCTTCAGAGATCTCCTGTGAATCTAAATCTGTGCTGAGGCAAAGAACAAGAGGTACTCATGAGAATCCTGATAAGCTCGAAGGCCTGTCTCTGCACTCAGAGACACCTGGTACTGGTTCAGTCTCTGTTACTAGAATGATTGTGGTTCTATTGGCAGTCCTGCTAATCTGTGTTGTGATAAGTCGGTATTTAAGCTCTTGA
- the LOC105054253 gene encoding uncharacterized protein isoform X3: protein MAVLLPESLPLGFRFRPTDEELVNHYLKGKINGRINSEVVVIPDVDVCKCEPWDLPDKSVIRSDDPEWFFFSPRDRKYPTGHRANRATEAGYWKATGRDRMIKTKPPGAILIGMKKTLVFYRGRAPHGVRTNWIMHEYRTSESEFDSGEQGSFVLCRLFKKPEDKSASSNVDGVERNVGKMESSCLSPTPVRPAPGETQHGTGIESWLAKGGDCAMTYALGPEESHFNGNGAPVISNHAADISAEVASQFLGPEYEQLDLDDFPHVSSQMPLSKEYSICDIVDQGLHEDMFQICSLEVSVSDFLDELLSNQDGDSIEVSDTHRGSVPRVASDGYICMIEKVSPSDSASGNESGSGSDADTVAAIIQDGLEFDAGACFSESASLPSGSSDIDNDNAYPVTTVNQVNLLLEEAKAGLHLRNQSLRQHVSSMGSAANFWDQESTRKLEFIKDGLSNSLFNDTERPTCQASTSGTGIEIRTRQHLPALDKLMAEQGLAFRRLLLQRIIHTGSMSSTESELSSKTDDNETDSELSSKKDENEVESVITEQAGECAEHQIPEDTEVAGSIFLDDVDGTCDHDDTASTEARIVSSEISCESKSVLRQRTRGTHENPDKLEGLSLHSETPGTGSVSVTRMIVVLLAVLLICVVISRYLSS from the exons ATGGCGGTGCTGCTACCGGAATCGCTGCCGCTGGGGTTCCGGTTCCGTCCGACGGACGAGGAGCTCGTGAACCACTACCTTAAGGGAAAGATCAATGGCAGGATCAACTCCGAGGTCGTCGTCATCCCCGATGTCGACGTCTGCAAGTGCGAGCCCTGGGACCTCCCCG ATAAGTCGGTGATCAGATCGGATGACCCGGAGTGGTTCTTCTTCTCGCCGAGGGACCGGAAGTATCCCACCGGGCACCGGGCCAACCGGGCGACGGAGGCTGGGTACTGGAAGGCCACCGGCAGGGACCGGATGATCAAGACCAAGCCGCCGGGCGCGATCCTTATCGGCATGAAGAAGACCCTCGTCTTCTACCGCGGCCGGGCGCCGCATGGCGTCCGCACCAATTGGATCATGCACGAGTATCGCACATCCGAGTCTGAGTTCGACTCCGGTGAACAG GGTAGCTTTGTTCTTTGCCGCTTATTCAAGAAGCCAGAAGACAAGAGTGCAAGTTCTAATGTTGATGGAGTAGAGAGAAATGTTGGTAAGATGGAGTCAAGTTGCTTATCTCCTACTCCAGTTAGGCCTGCACCTGGTGAAACCCAGCATGGAACAG GCATTGAAAGTTGGTTGGCAAAGGGAGGAGATTGTGCAATGACATATGCTTTAGGACCTGAAGAGAGCCATTTCAATGGAAATGGAGCTCCTGTCATAAGTAATCATGCGGCTGACATAAGTGCAGAG GTTGCTTCTCAATTCTTGGGCCCAGAATATGAGCAACTTGATTTGGATGATTTTCCCCACGTCAGTTCCCAAATGCCACTTTCCAAGGAATATTCCATCTGTGACATAGTTGACCAGGGATTACATGAGGATATGTTTCAAATTTGTTCTCTTGAGGTCTCTGTCAGTGATTTCTTGGACGAGTTGCTCAGTAACCAGGATGGAGATTCCATTGAGGTGTCAGATACTCACAGAGGTTCAGTCCCCAGAGTTGCGTCGGATGGTTATATTTGTATGATAGAAAAAGTTTCTCCTTCGGATTCTGCATCAGGCAACGAGAGTGGGTCAGGCAGTGATGCTGATACTGTAGCTGCAATTATACAG GATGGCCTAGAATTTGATGCTGGTGCATGTTTCTCTGAGTCAGCCTCCCTGCCAAGTGGTTCTTCAGATATAGATAACGATAATGCATATCCTGTAACAACAGTCAACCAGGTCAACCTGCTTCTGGAAGAAGCAAAGGCAGGTCTACATTTAAGGAATCAGAGTTTGAGGCAGCATGTTTCTTCAATGGGCTCTGCTGCAAATTTCTGGGATCAGGAATCAACCAGGAAGCTGGAGTTCATCAAAGATGGACTCTCCAATAGTTTGTTTAATGATACGGAGAGGCCAACCTGTCAGGCCAGTACCAGTGGGACAGGAATTGAGATCAGGACTCGTCAGCATCTGCCAGCCTTGGATAAATTAATGGCAGAGCAGGGCTTAGCATTTAGAAGGTTGCTCTTGCAAAGGATAATTCATACAGGATCAATGTCCAGCACAGAAAGTGAACTAAGCAGTAAGACAGATGACAATGAGACAGATAGCGAATTGAGCAGTAAGAAAGATGAGAATGAGGTCGAATCAGTGATAACCGAG CAGGCTGGAGAATGTGCTGAGCACCAGATTCCTGAAGATACAGAAGTTGCAGGGTCTATCTTTCTTGATGATGTTGACGGCACCTGTGATCATG ATGATACAGCCTCTACTGAGGCAAGGATCGTCTCTTCAGAGATCTCCTGTGAATCTAAATCTGTGCTGAGGCAAAGAACAAGAGGTACTCATGAGAATCCTGATAAGCTCGAAGGCCTGTCTCTGCACTCAGAGACACCTGGTACTGGTTCAGTCTCTGTTACTAGAATGATTGTGGTTCTATTGGCAGTCCTGCTAATCTGTGTTGTGATAAGTCGGTATTTAAGCTCTTGA
- the LOC105054253 gene encoding uncharacterized protein isoform X1, with product MAVLLPESLPLGFRFRPTDEELVNHYLKGKINGRINSEVVVIPDVDVCKCEPWDLPDKSVIRSDDPEWFFFSPRDRKYPTGHRANRATEAGYWKATGRDRMIKTKPPGAILIGMKKTLVFYRGRAPHGVRTNWIMHEYRTSESEFDSGEQGSFVLCRLFKKPEDKSASSNVDGVERNVGKMESSCLSPTPVRPAPGETQHGTGTLQEFHLIQELPEPDMQENLQTLVNTSDTQSTGIESWLAKGGDCAMTYALGPEESHFNGNGAPVISNHAADISAEVASQFLGPEYEQLDLDDFPHVSSQMPLSKEYSICDIVDQGLHEDMFQICSLEVSVSDFLDELLSNQDGDSIEVSDTHRGSVPRVASDGYICMIEKVSPSDSASGNESGSGSDADTVAAIIQDGLEFDAGACFSESASLPSGSSDIDNDNAYPVTTVNQVNLLLEEAKAGLHLRNQSLRQHVSSMGSAANFWDQESTRKLEFIKDGLSNSLFNDTERPTCQASTSGTGIEIRTRQHLPALDKLMAEQGLAFRRLLLQRIIHTGSMSSTESELSSKTDDNETDSELSSKKDENEVESVITEQAGECAEHQIPEDTEVAGSIFLDDVDGTCDHDDTASTEARIVSSEISCESKSVLRQRTRGTHENPDKLEGLSLHSETPGTGSVSVTRMIVVLLAVLLICVVISRYLSS from the exons ATGGCGGTGCTGCTACCGGAATCGCTGCCGCTGGGGTTCCGGTTCCGTCCGACGGACGAGGAGCTCGTGAACCACTACCTTAAGGGAAAGATCAATGGCAGGATCAACTCCGAGGTCGTCGTCATCCCCGATGTCGACGTCTGCAAGTGCGAGCCCTGGGACCTCCCCG ATAAGTCGGTGATCAGATCGGATGACCCGGAGTGGTTCTTCTTCTCGCCGAGGGACCGGAAGTATCCCACCGGGCACCGGGCCAACCGGGCGACGGAGGCTGGGTACTGGAAGGCCACCGGCAGGGACCGGATGATCAAGACCAAGCCGCCGGGCGCGATCCTTATCGGCATGAAGAAGACCCTCGTCTTCTACCGCGGCCGGGCGCCGCATGGCGTCCGCACCAATTGGATCATGCACGAGTATCGCACATCCGAGTCTGAGTTCGACTCCGGTGAACAG GGTAGCTTTGTTCTTTGCCGCTTATTCAAGAAGCCAGAAGACAAGAGTGCAAGTTCTAATGTTGATGGAGTAGAGAGAAATGTTGGTAAGATGGAGTCAAGTTGCTTATCTCCTACTCCAGTTAGGCCTGCACCTGGTGAAACCCAGCATGGAACAGGTACCTTGCAAGAATTTCATCTGATCCAAGAGCTTCCAGAGCCAGATATGCAAGAAAATTTGCAGACGTTGGTCAACACTTCTGACACACAATCTACAGGCATTGAAAGTTGGTTGGCAAAGGGAGGAGATTGTGCAATGACATATGCTTTAGGACCTGAAGAGAGCCATTTCAATGGAAATGGAGCTCCTGTCATAAGTAATCATGCGGCTGACATAAGTGCAGAG GTTGCTTCTCAATTCTTGGGCCCAGAATATGAGCAACTTGATTTGGATGATTTTCCCCACGTCAGTTCCCAAATGCCACTTTCCAAGGAATATTCCATCTGTGACATAGTTGACCAGGGATTACATGAGGATATGTTTCAAATTTGTTCTCTTGAGGTCTCTGTCAGTGATTTCTTGGACGAGTTGCTCAGTAACCAGGATGGAGATTCCATTGAGGTGTCAGATACTCACAGAGGTTCAGTCCCCAGAGTTGCGTCGGATGGTTATATTTGTATGATAGAAAAAGTTTCTCCTTCGGATTCTGCATCAGGCAACGAGAGTGGGTCAGGCAGTGATGCTGATACTGTAGCTGCAATTATACAG GATGGCCTAGAATTTGATGCTGGTGCATGTTTCTCTGAGTCAGCCTCCCTGCCAAGTGGTTCTTCAGATATAGATAACGATAATGCATATCCTGTAACAACAGTCAACCAGGTCAACCTGCTTCTGGAAGAAGCAAAGGCAGGTCTACATTTAAGGAATCAGAGTTTGAGGCAGCATGTTTCTTCAATGGGCTCTGCTGCAAATTTCTGGGATCAGGAATCAACCAGGAAGCTGGAGTTCATCAAAGATGGACTCTCCAATAGTTTGTTTAATGATACGGAGAGGCCAACCTGTCAGGCCAGTACCAGTGGGACAGGAATTGAGATCAGGACTCGTCAGCATCTGCCAGCCTTGGATAAATTAATGGCAGAGCAGGGCTTAGCATTTAGAAGGTTGCTCTTGCAAAGGATAATTCATACAGGATCAATGTCCAGCACAGAAAGTGAACTAAGCAGTAAGACAGATGACAATGAGACAGATAGCGAATTGAGCAGTAAGAAAGATGAGAATGAGGTCGAATCAGTGATAACCGAG CAGGCTGGAGAATGTGCTGAGCACCAGATTCCTGAAGATACAGAAGTTGCAGGGTCTATCTTTCTTGATGATGTTGACGGCACCTGTGATCATG ATGATACAGCCTCTACTGAGGCAAGGATCGTCTCTTCAGAGATCTCCTGTGAATCTAAATCTGTGCTGAGGCAAAGAACAAGAGGTACTCATGAGAATCCTGATAAGCTCGAAGGCCTGTCTCTGCACTCAGAGACACCTGGTACTGGTTCAGTCTCTGTTACTAGAATGATTGTGGTTCTATTGGCAGTCCTGCTAATCTGTGTTGTGATAAGTCGGTATTTAAGCTCTTGA